From Quercus lobata isolate SW786 chromosome 1, ValleyOak3.0 Primary Assembly, whole genome shotgun sequence, one genomic window encodes:
- the LOC115989742 gene encoding transcription repressor OFP4-like, producing MGNHRFRLSDIMPNAWFYKLKDMSKTRKHNSRDPIKKKPPSTTTTTSPRSYLSQPRHSYYSTRSDKSYNSTKNCLKASETHFHNPPRKSSKRRTDRKSIYKPSPRLVTSSVSAKSCSYQATLDFTCNKPNPIQSPTYCVSPNDTFTDSDSHESVLPSDSESENFAAPASCELASWSSPCDCRLSSSTADIIIDMNNESFTREAKKLDRIDTILELDLPPILTKPVKSDDNTTEATKFRSSSSKSSVKIVEEESIKTQKEHKARPLLRRSSSNSTGIRLRANSPRLASRKIQSFARRSLSSKNKNLPGSFAVVKSSFDPERDFRDSMVEMIVENNIRASKDLEELLACYLSLNSNEYHDLIVKAFEQIWFDMADLRL from the coding sequence ATGGGTAATCACAGGTTTAGATTGTCGGATATTATGCCAAATGCCTGGTTTTATAAGCTCAAAGACATGAGCAAAACCAGGAAGCATAACTCCCGTGACCCCATTAAGAAAAAACCACCCTCAACAACCACCACAACATCACCAAGATCCTACCTTTCTCAGCCGAGACACTCCTACTACTCCACTAGGTCCGACAAATCCTACAATTCGACCAAAAATTGCTTAAAAGCATCAGAAACTCATTTCCATAATCCACCTAGAAAATCATCCAAGAGAAGAACCGACAGAAAATCTATTTACAAACCGTCTCCTAGACTTGTCACCTCCTCTGTCTCAGCCAAAAGTTGTAGCTATCAGGCCACGCTTGACTTTACTTGCAATAAGCCGAATCCAATACAGTCACCAACTTATTGTGTCTCTCCCAATGATACATTCACTGACTCTGACAGCCATGAATCTGTTCTTCCATCCGATTCAGAGTCTGAAAACTTTGCAGCTCCTGCTTCATGTGAGTTAGCTTCATGGTCGAGCCCTTGTGATTGTAGACTCAGTTCTTCAACTGCTGATATTATCATCGACATGAATAATGAATCCTTTACGAGGGAAGCGAAAAAGCTAGATAGAATCGATACAATTTTGGAGCTAGACCTTCCTCCAATTTTGACAAAGCCAGTGAAATCTGATGATAACACCACTGAAGCCACTAAGTTCAGAAGTTCATCATCCAAGTCTTCTGTCAAAATTGTCGAGGAGGAAAGCATTAAGACTCAGAAGGAGCATAAAGCCAGACCTCTTCTTCGAAGGTCCTCTTCTAATTCTACAGGTATAAGACTCAGAGCCAATTCTCCAAGACTTGCGAGCAGGAAGATTCAGTCCTTTGCCAGAAGAAGCTTGTCCTCAAAGAATAAAAACCTTCCAGGGAGTTTTGCTGTTGTTAAGTCCTCCTTTGATCCAGAGAGGGACTTCAGGGATTCAATGGTAGAGATGATTGTGGAAAACAACATCCGGGCATCGAAGGATTTGGAAGAACTACTTGCTTGTTACCTTTCACTGAATTCGAATGAGTACCATGATCTCATTGTCAAGGCGTTTGAGCAAATCTGGTTTGATATGGCTGACCTCCGATTGTAA